One Solanum stenotomum isolate F172 unplaced genomic scaffold, ASM1918654v1 scaffold25323, whole genome shotgun sequence genomic window carries:
- the LOC125851418 gene encoding agamous-like MADS-box protein AGL80: MGRTKVKFAFIENNTKRRVSYRKRKKGFLTKASELNTLCDVELATLVNSPYNNEPEIFPNHEAATDIFTKYFDLPEEERSKNMKTQENIITKRIKKIENELEKVRKENKKMEYTNQVYGLLNGEEMPNNMHLEDLNDLCYVINKNLKLMDDVIEAKTHEEGSTSNAPQPTVGLMDSRGTSFDMSWSPLLAPVDAPVLSEIPLLVSSTVPSGTNFERPRAPLNLVPDVTPTSMVPLTAPLMGPSSAPAQVPQFMLPLRTPPQMVPFVDLSQVPSSSASQRYPEMTYTMAYPMFSSMPILPMAPQIDPSTNILSMSASVPIENNVNGSFDIPRSPSFSELLSLNDDEIMTLLDDTSFDIHVQDPNHHHNNNL; this comes from the coding sequence ATGGGTAGAACAAAAGTGAAGTTTGCTTTTATTGAAAATAACACTAAGAGGAGAGTCTcatatagaaaaagaaaaaaaggatttttaACCAAGGCTAGTGAACTCAACACCCTTTGCGATGTTGAATTGGCTACCTTAGTCAATAGCCCTTACAACAACGAGCCTGAGATATTTCCAAATCATGAAGCTGCTACCGACATCTTTACAAAATATTTCGATCTTCCAGAGGAGGAAAGATCAAAAAACATGAAAACGCAAGAAAATATAATCACGAAAAGGATCAAGAAAATTGAGAATGaacttgagaaggtaaggaaggaaaacaagaaaatgGAGTATACAAACCAAGTGTATGGATTGTTGAATGGTGAAGAGATGCCCAATAACATGCACCTAGAAGATCTCAACGATCTCTGTTATGTGATTAATAAAAATCTCAAACTGATGGATGACGTGATCGAAGCAAAAACTCACGAAGAAGGTTCTACATCGAATGCTCCTCAACCTACTGTTGGACTGATGGATTCTCGTGGGACCAGCTTCGACATGTCATGGTCTCCTCTTTTGGCCCCTGTTGATGCTCCAGTACTATCCGAGATTCCTCTTTTGGTTTCATCTACTGTACCTAGTGGGACCAATTTCGAGAGGCCAAGGGCTCCTCTTAATTTGGTTCCTGATGTAACTCCAACATCGATGGTTCCTCTGACGGCTCCATTGATGGGTCCTTCCAGCGCTCCTGCTCAAGTGCCTCAATTCATGCTTCCTTTGAGGACTCCTCCTCAAATGGTTCCATTTGTTGATCTTTCACAGGTTCCTTCATCATCAGCTTCACAAAGGTATCCTGAAATGACCTATACAATGGCTTATCCAATGTTTTCATCAATGCCTATTCTTCCAATGGCACCACAAATAGACCCTTCGACGAATATCCTCTCAATGAGTGCATCAGTGCCAATTGAGAACAATGTTAATGGATCATTTGACATTCCACGGAGTCCTTCATTTTCTGAGTTGCTGAGCTTAAATGATGATGAGATAATGACTTTACTTGATGATACATCTTTCGACATTCACGTTCAAGATCCAAATCACCACCACAACAACAACTTATAA